One Salmo trutta chromosome 19, fSalTru1.1, whole genome shotgun sequence genomic window carries:
- the LOC115153867 gene encoding uncharacterized protein LOC115153867 translates to MSDSETIELAALGRPFQLGMLYDCRRDVLIPGITLWDSEMLQKHINVRPQPNTDFKIIASDSSEAKSEALNVSASLEASFLGGLVSVKGSAEFLHDKKTSKRQSRVSLQYRTTTRFEQLTMDHLGTGNVKYSNVLQEGSATHVVTALLYGAQAFFVFDQEVSSGENHQDIHGNLQATIKKIPHMSIEGQGDLKMSEEEKRKANKFNCTFHGDLALENNPVTFEDAIKVYAGLPRLLGENGEHAVPMTVWLYPLKNLDSTATKLVRQISVSLVCRAQRILDGLDNTDVQCQDMLKEDMAIKFPELKAKLNKFRDLCSEYKLVFQKGLCADLPNIRGGGMEEEELIKKLNSKERSPFQNNLMITYLDDREREMNVVRSYLDIMKEVQVVYSSSELDGIVLDKPNDFVVCFAFSYLKEKEEYVVDLEKYLLEESKSDFSLTPYNPNAAGKTTAEKWFRSREVTTLTRQTINLFLDFKESNKGRENLAFCIASIPNKCLTASSIHVYERGTLLSPQFELPSKPGVPTIKSLEHDCVHLQVNPPNLGVTSVESYQVLYQAEQADSEWTEVKSNATTNQVTISRLDPYKKYRFSCKAVCRPGVSLSSDWTEYFRTLPCSPPGPPTEKRIESGSIRVNWDIPTIAGDDVEVIGYVVEYRKNVKAIDNQMWHTIKTTTRESTLEGLEADTAYTIRVFANCGEGGNSLPSSETVMTTLRVSDSQPKTSKSTRAKSEEFLTKSQKVEKGNPSIHWLNLEPKLGVSASFDQYRFGKKVEQGNNKVILLLGATGAGKTTLVNVMINYILGVKWEERYRFKLIHEVTNRSQAESQTVVVTSYELYNQPGFQIPYSLTIIDTPGFGDTRGMAQDKLLTQMLKDFLCHPLGIDHIDAVCFVVQASLVRLSPSQRYIFDSILSIFGKDVAENILMLVTFVDGKQIPVLEAIKAANLPCKKDKKGRPTHFKFNSSILFLKETESSSEDDDTDDDHKAQCPEQWRSTFKEMKKFFQALESIESKDLTLTKKVLEERELLEKTMTRLTPQITAGLSKLSEIKHFKQCLENEKENMIQNQDFETEIDVLQVKRSKLSQDFATNCKICNFTCHTCCFLPNEDEIKSCAVMDDDGNCTICLGKCSSTDHDREKVLLTYETKTEKKTIQGMKDNFMKAWGKSMETKEMLDKLEDEFHRIKNALMNLIKKSSDCLKRLNDDALKPSSLSTMEYIDILIRTEEDERKPGFEDRIVELKKMKTESLILDKIAKGEDVLPNEQEFLKEK, encoded by the exons ATGTCTGACTCGGAGACCATCGAGCTAGCCGCACTGGGCCGACCCTTCCAGCTGGGGATGCTGTATGACTGTCGTAGAGATGTCCTCATTCCAG GTATCACTCTCTGGGATTCTGAGATGCTGCAGAAACACATCAATGTCCGTCCACAACCAAACACTGACTTCAAAATCATTGCTTCAGACTCAAGTGAAGCCAAGTCAGAAGCTTTGAATGTGTCTGCATCTCTTGAGGCCAGTTTCCTTGGTGGCTTAGTCAGTGTGAAGGGTTCTGCTGAATTTCTACATGACAAAAAGACCTCGAAGCGTCAGTCTAGGGTTTCTTTGCAGTACCGTACCACCACTCGCTTCGAGCAGTTGACCATGGACCACCTGGGGACAGGAAATGTGAAATATTCTAATGTCTTACAAGAGGGATCTGCAACCCATGTGGTGACTGCCCTGCTCTACGGAGCGCAGGCCTTTTTCGTTTTTGACCAAGAGGTTTCCTCAGGAGAAAACCACCAGGACATCCATGGCAACCTGCAGGCCACAATAAAAAAGATCCCTCACATGTCGATAGAAGGGCAGGGAGATTTGAAGATgagtgaggaagagaagagaaaggCCAATAAATTCAACTGCACTTTCCATGGTGATTTGGCACTAGAAAACAACCCTGTCACATTTGAAGATGCCATCAAGGTGTATGCTGGCCTGCCACGTCTGCTAGGGGAGAACGGAGAACATGCTGTGCCCATGACCGTCTGGCTCTATCCTCTCAAGAACCTGGACTCTACAGCTACCAAGCTAGTCAGGCAGATCAGTGTTAGCCTGGTGTGTCGCGCACAGCGAATCTTGGACGGACTGGACAATACTGATGTACAATGCCAGGACATGCTGAAGGAAGACATGGCTATCAAGTTCCCTGAACTCAAAGCCAAGCTCAACAAGTTCAGGGACTTGTGCTCAGAGTACAAGCTGGTGTTCCAGAAAGGTCTCTGCGCGGATCTTCCTAACataagaggaggaggaatggaggaggaagagctgaTAAAAAAGCTCAACAGCAAAGAACGTTCTCCATTCCAGAATAACCTCATGATCACGTACctggacgacagagagagagagatgaatgttGTTCGCTCTTACCTTGACATAATGAAAGAGGTACAAGTTGTGTACTCGAGCAGTGAATTGGATGGAATAGTGCTTGATAAACCAAATGATTTTGTAGTGTGTTTTGCATTTTCCTATTTGAAGGAGAAAGAAGAGTATGTGGTAGACTTGGAGAAGTACTTGCTGGAAGAATCAAAAAGTGATTTTTCACTGACACCTTACAACCCCAACGCAGCCGGGAAGACTACAGCAGAAAAGTGGTTTCGCTCGAGGGAGGTAACCACCCTAACCAGGCAAACCATAAATCTGTTCCTAGACTTCAAAGAGTCAAACAAAGGCAGAGAAAATCTTGCATTCTGCATTGCTTCAATTCCAAACAAATGCCTCACTGCGTCCTCCATCCATGTCTATGAAAGAGGGACACTTTTGAGTCCACAGTTTGAGCTGCCATCAAAGCCAGGTGTTCCCACCATCAAGAGTCTGGAGCATGACTGTGTCCACTTGCAAGTCAACCCTCCCAACCTTGGTGTTACCTCTGTGGAGTCGTACCAGGTTTTGTACCAGGCTGAGCAGGCTGACTCTGAGTGGACCGAGGTCAAATCGAATGCTACAACTAACCAGGTCACCATCAGTCGTTTGGACCCTTACAAAAAGTATCGCTTTAGCTGCAAGGCGGTGTGTAGACCTGGTGTGAGCCTCTCCAGTGACTGGACAGAATACTTCAGGACCCTCCCATGTAGCCCCCCTGGACCACCCACAGAGAAGAGGATAGAATCGGGAAGTATCAGAGTGAACTGGGACATTCCTACCATAGCGGGAGATGATGTTGAAGTCATTGGTTATGTGGTTGAATACAGAAAGAATGTAAAGGCTATAGACAATCAGATGTGGCACACCATCAAAACCACCACTAGAGAGAGTACACTGGAAGGACTTGAGGCTGACACTGCATACACCATCAGAGTCTTTGCTAACTGTGGCGAAGGAGGGAATAGTCTACCCAGTTCTGAGACTGTGATGACTACCCTTAGGGTCTCTGATTCCCAACCGAAGACAAGCAAATCAACCAGAGCAAAAAGTGAGGAGTTCCTCACAAAATCCCAGAAGGTGGAAAAGGGCAACCCCTCAATCCACTGGCTGAATCTGGAACCGAAGTTGGGTGTAAGTGCCAGTTTTGACCAGTACAGATTTGGGAAGAAAGTTGAGCAAGGTAATAACAAGGTGATATTGCTTCTGGGGGCCACAGGTGCAGGAAAAACAACTCTGGTCAATGTCATGATAAACTACATTCTCGGGGTAAAGTGGGAAGAACGTTACCGCTTTAAGCTCATCCATGAAGTGACCAACAGGTCACAGGCTGAGAGCCAGACTGTGGTTGTGACATCATACGAGCTCTACAACCAGCCAGGCTTTCAGATTCCTTATTCTCTGACTATCATTGACACACCAGGGTTCGGAGACACCAGAGGAATGGCTCAAGATAAATTGCTCACCCAGATGTTGAAGGATTTCTTGTGTCATCCTTTAGGGATTGATCACATTGATGCAGTCTGCTTTGTAGTGCAGGCATCACTTGTTCGTCTCAGTCCTTCCCAGAGATACATCTTTGATTCCATCCTGTCCATCTTTGGAAAGGATGTTGCTGAAAACATCCTGATGCTTGTGACATTTGTTGATGGGAAGCAAATACCGGTGCTAGAGGCCATCAAAGCTGCAAATCTGCCTTGTAAGAAAGACAAGAAGGGGCGACCAACCCATTTCAAATTCAACAGTTCAATTCTGTTCTTAAAGGAGACGGAGAGCAGCTCTGAAGATGATGATACTGATGATGATCATAAGGCCCAGTGTCCAGAGCAATGGAGGTCAACTTTCAAGGAGATGAAGAAATTTTTCCAAGCACTGGAAAGCATTGAGAGTAAAGATCTGACCCTGACAAAGAAAGTTCTGGAAGAACGTGAGCTTCTGGAGAAGACCATGACACGCCTGACCCCTCAGATCACAGCAGGTCTGTCAAAGCTAAGTGAGATCAAACACTTCAAACAGTGTCTGGAGAACGAGAAAGAGAACATGATACAGAACCAAGATTTTGAGACTGAGATAGATGTGCTGCAGGTGAAGAGAAGCAAATTATCCCAAGACTTTGCGACAAACTGCAAGATATGCAATTTCACATGTCACACCTGCTGCTTCCTCCCAAACGAGGATGAAATCAAAAGTTGTGCCGTGATGGATGATGATGGCAACTGTACCATATGTCTAGGAAAATGCTCTTCCACTGACCACGACAGGGAAAAAGTCTTGTTGACATATGAAACAAAGACTGAGAAAAAGACTATTCAAGGAATGAAGGACAACTTCATGAAGGCGTGGGGCAAGTCTATGGAAACCAAGGAGATGCTGGATAAGCTTGAGGATGAGTTTCATAGGATCAAGAACGCGCTGATGAATTTGATCAAGAAGTCTTCTGACTGTCTCAAGAGACTTAATGATGATGCACTGAAGCCAAGCTCTCTCTCCACTATGGAGTACATTGACATACTCATTCGCACAGAGGAGGACGAACGGAAGCCAGGCTTCGAGGATCGGATCGTAGAGTTGAAGAAAATGAAGACAGAGTCTTTGATTCTGGATAAGATTGCAAAAGGAGAAGATGTACTCCCAAATGAGCAAGAATTCCTGAAGGAAAAATAG